The sequence below is a genomic window from Streptomyces sp. NBC_00582.
CTGTCCGCCGTCGTGGTCGGCGACCCCGCCGACGAGGCGACCCAGATGGGTCCGCTGATCTCCCGTCAACAGGTGGACCGCGTACGGTCGTTCGTGCCGGACGACGCCCCGGGGCTGCGGGGAGGCGCCCCCGACGGGCCCGGCTTCTGGTTCCCGCCGACCGTCCTGACCGGCGCGGCGCCCGACTCCGACGCCGCCCGCGAGGAGATCTTCGGCCCCGTCGCCGTCCTCCTCCCCTTCACCGACGAGACGGACGCGATCCGGCTCGCCAACGACACCCCCTACGGCCTCTCCGGCTCCATCTGGACCCGGGACGTCGGCCGCGCCCTGCGCGTCTCGCAGGCCGTGCGCGCGGGGAACCTGTCCGTCAACTCCCACTCCAGCGTCCGCTACTGGACCCCGTTCGGCGGCTACAAGCAGTCCGGCGTCGGCCGCGAGCTGGGCCCGGACGCCCTGACCGCCTTCACCGAGACCAAGAACGTCTTCATCAGCACGGAGGGCCCCGCACAGTGACCGAACAGAGTGTTTGCCGTCGTCTCGTCGGCCGGACGGCCGTCATCACCGGGGCCGGCAGCGGCATCGGCCTCGCCACCGCCCGCCGGCTCGCCTCCGAGGGCGCGCACGTCGTCTGCGGCGACGTCGACGAGGTCCGCGGCAAGGCGGTCGCCGACGAGATCGGCGGGACCTTCGTGAAGGTCGACGTCACCGACCCCGAGCAGGTCGAAGCGCTGTTCAGGACGGCGTACGACACCTACGGCAGCGTCGACATCGCCTTCAACAACGCGGGCATCTCCCCGCCCGACGACGACTCCATCCTGGAGACCGGGCTGGAGGCCTGGAAGCGCGTCCAGGAGGTCAACCTGACCTCCGTCTACCTGTGCTGCAAGGCCGCCATCCCCTACATGCGGCGTCAGGGCAGGGGCTCCATCATCAACACGGCGTCGTTCGTGGCGCGGATGGGCGCGGCCACGTCGCAGATCTCGTACACGGCGTCCAAGGGCGGTGTGCTCGCGATGTCCCGTGAACTGGGCGTGCAGTTCGCCCGGGAGGGCATCCGCGTCAACGCCCTCTGCCCGGGACCGGTCAACACCCCGCTTCTGCAGGAGCTGTTCGCGAAGGACCCGGAGCGGGCCGCCCGCCGCCTGGTGCACATCCCGGTGGGCCGGTTCGCCGAGGCCGAGGAGATCGCCGCGGCCGTGGCCTTCCTGGCCAGCGACGACTCCTCGTTCGTCAACGCCACCGACTTCCTGGTGGACGGCGGGATCGCGGGGGCGTACGTCACCCCGCTGTAGGGCTCACAGGAACGTGTGGCCCTCACCCCGGTAGGTGGGCACGGTCGCCGTGACCGTGTCCCCCTCCACGAGGTGCAGCACGTCGAACCGCTCGCACAGCTCACCGGCCTTCGCGTGCCGGAACCACACCTTGTCGCCGATCAGCAGATCGTCGGCGGGGGACCCGATGAGCGGCGTCTGCACCTCGCCGGGGCCCTCCTGGGGGTCGTACCGCAGCCCTTCCGGGAGGTACGGCACGGGAAGCCGGTCGGGCCCGGCGGCCCCGGAGGCCGGGTATCCGCCGCCGAGGACGGTCACGACGCCGACCCCCGGCCGCCGTACGACGGGCTGGGCGAACAGGGCGGCCGGACGCCCGGTGAACGACGTGTAGTTGTCGAACAGCCGCGGTACGTACAGCCCCGACCCGGCACCGATCTCCGTCACCGCGTCCTCGGCGGCCGTGTGCTGCACACTGCCGGTGCCGCCGCCGTTGACGAACTCCAGATCCGGCGCGACCGCCCGCACCGCGCGCACCACGGCGGCGCGCCGCTCGGCCAGTTCACGGCGGGCCGTGGCCTGCATCAGCCGGATCGCCCGGGACCGGAAGGGCCGTCCGGCGACGTCGTCGCCGACACCGGCGATATGACCCTCGTACGCCATGATCCCCACGAGCTTGAACCCCGGCCGCCGGGCCACCGCCCGGGCCACCTCGGCGACCTGGGCGGGGGAGTGCAGCGGGGAGCGCAGGGCGCCGACCCGCACCCGGCCGCCGAGCAGCTTCAGCGAGGTGTCCAACTCCAGGCAGACCCGCACGAC
It includes:
- a CDS encoding 3-oxoacyl-ACP reductase; amino-acid sequence: MTEQSVCRRLVGRTAVITGAGSGIGLATARRLASEGAHVVCGDVDEVRGKAVADEIGGTFVKVDVTDPEQVEALFRTAYDTYGSVDIAFNNAGISPPDDDSILETGLEAWKRVQEVNLTSVYLCCKAAIPYMRRQGRGSIINTASFVARMGAATSQISYTASKGGVLAMSRELGVQFAREGIRVNALCPGPVNTPLLQELFAKDPERAARRLVHIPVGRFAEAEEIAAAVAFLASDDSSFVNATDFLVDGGIAGAYVTPL
- a CDS encoding amino acid deaminase/aldolase — encoded protein: MTARAADRARYDRATEHLDAPVAIVDLEAFDANAEDLRRRAGGKPIRVASKSVRCRTLLERVLAKDGFAGIMSFTLAESLWLARSGFDDILLAYPSADRSAFAELAADPKLAAAVTVMVDDVAQLDLIDGARAGGTEVVRVCLELDTSLKLLGGRVRVGALRSPLHSPAQVAEVARAVARRPGFKLVGIMAYEGHIAGVGDDVAGRPFRSRAIRLMQATARRELAERRAAVVRAVRAVAPDLEFVNGGGTGSVQHTAAEDAVTEIGAGSGLYVPRLFDNYTSFTGRPAALFAQPVVRRPGVGVVTVLGGGYPASGAAGPDRLPVPYLPEGLRYDPQEGPGEVQTPLIGSPADDLLIGDKVWFRHAKAGELCERFDVLHLVEGDTVTATVPTYRGEGHTFL